In a single window of the Streptomyces cinnabarinus genome:
- the pcaD gene encoding 3-oxoadipate enol-lactonase — protein sequence MTGLLLNHRVEGPASAPPLLLGPSLGTSYALWDAVAPELSIGHRVVRWDLPGHGGSAADLIGPGASVGDLAGLVLRLADSLGVDRFAYAGVSLGGAVGLHLAVHHPDRVASLAVICSSAHFNGAKPWEERAALVRAEGLAGLAEGANSRWFTAGFTVPRLVQDHREADPGAYAACCDALAAFDLRDRLTEISAPTLLIAGREDPATPPVHLREIADAVPNAALLELPGASHLAPAQCPEAVLTALRAHFGGAAPRGMEVRREVLGDAHVDRAQARQTPFTARFQDFISRYAWGEIWTDPTLSRRERSMITLTALVAHGHYDELAMHVRAARRNGLTPEEIGAVLLQTAVYCGVPAANSAFATAQRVLAEEEG from the coding sequence CCCCCGCTGCTGCTCGGTCCGTCGCTGGGCACGTCGTACGCCCTGTGGGACGCGGTCGCGCCCGAGCTCTCCATCGGGCACCGGGTGGTCCGCTGGGATCTGCCCGGGCACGGCGGCTCGGCCGCGGACCTGATCGGGCCCGGGGCGAGCGTCGGGGACCTGGCCGGTCTGGTGCTGCGGCTCGCCGACTCGCTCGGCGTGGACCGGTTCGCGTACGCCGGGGTGTCGCTCGGCGGTGCCGTGGGACTGCATCTGGCCGTGCACCACCCGGACCGGGTCGCCTCGCTCGCCGTGATCTGTTCCTCGGCCCACTTCAACGGGGCGAAGCCGTGGGAGGAGCGGGCGGCGCTGGTGCGTGCCGAGGGGCTTGCCGGGCTGGCCGAGGGGGCGAACTCCCGTTGGTTCACGGCCGGGTTCACCGTGCCGCGGCTCGTCCAGGACCATCGGGAGGCCGACCCGGGGGCGTACGCGGCGTGCTGTGACGCGCTGGCCGCGTTCGATCTGCGCGACCGGCTGACCGAGATCTCCGCGCCGACGCTGCTGATCGCGGGGCGGGAGGATCCGGCGACCCCGCCGGTCCATCTGCGGGAGATCGCGGACGCGGTGCCGAACGCCGCGCTCCTGGAGCTCCCCGGCGCCTCCCATCTGGCGCCCGCGCAGTGCCCGGAGGCGGTGCTGACGGCCCTGCGCGCCCACTTCGGCGGTGCCGCCCCGCGCGGGATGGAGGTGCGCCGGGAGGTGCTCGGCGACGCGCATGTGGACCGCGCCCAGGCCCGCCAGACGCCCTTCACGGCACGCTTCCAGGACTTCATCTCCCGCTATGCCTGGGGCGAGATCTGGACCGACCCCACGCTCAGCCGCCGCGAGCGCAGCATGATCACCCTGACCGCGCTGGTGGCCCACGGCCACTACGACGAGCTGGCGATGCATGTGCGGGCGGCCCGGCGCAACGGGCTCACCCCCGAGGAGATCGGCGCGGTGCTGTTGCAGACGGCCGTGTACTGCGGGGTGCCCGCGGCGAACTCGGCCTTCGCGACGGCGCAGCGGGTGCTGGCGGAGGAAGAGGGCTGA